In Oleiharenicola lentus, the following are encoded in one genomic region:
- a CDS encoding DUF2891 domain-containing protein, translating into MPDAFPNLSPAQASEFAKLGLANVHREYPHLLTHPVNDAGDVRSPRQLHPAFYGSYDWHSCVHQHCMLARLARLFPTLPERPEIDLALRENLSVANIAAETAYFTAPGRSFFERPYGWAWLLKLDEELRRYDPALATNLAPLVAVMRAGLMAYLPALTHPVRHGVHNNTAFAVKLALDYARAADDQELKLFCTSRMAYWFGHDTDYGARWEPSGEDFLSPALTEAEVMAAVLPPDNFSRWLSRFLPNLHTGEPVKLFTPVRVSNPSDAKIAHLIGLNLNRAWCWRRISLALAESDPRQTRAREAAVRHLEAALPMIDVSDFNRAHWLASFAVYALTES; encoded by the coding sequence GTGCCCGACGCTTTCCCGAATCTTTCCCCCGCCCAAGCCTCCGAGTTCGCCAAGCTCGGGCTGGCGAACGTCCACCGCGAATACCCGCACCTGCTGACACATCCCGTGAACGACGCCGGGGATGTCCGCTCGCCGCGGCAGCTCCACCCGGCCTTCTATGGCAGCTACGACTGGCATTCCTGTGTCCACCAGCACTGCATGCTGGCGCGGCTGGCCCGGCTGTTTCCCACCCTGCCCGAGCGTCCGGAGATCGACCTCGCGCTCCGGGAGAACCTGTCGGTGGCCAACATCGCGGCGGAGACCGCCTACTTCACCGCTCCGGGACGCAGCTTTTTTGAGCGTCCCTATGGCTGGGCCTGGTTGCTGAAGCTCGACGAGGAGCTCCGCCGCTACGATCCCGCGCTGGCCACCAATCTCGCCCCGCTGGTGGCCGTCATGCGCGCCGGCCTGATGGCTTACCTGCCCGCCCTCACCCACCCGGTGCGCCACGGCGTGCATAATAACACCGCGTTCGCGGTGAAACTGGCCCTCGACTACGCCCGCGCGGCCGACGACCAGGAGCTGAAGCTCTTCTGCACGAGCCGCATGGCCTACTGGTTTGGCCATGATACCGACTATGGCGCGCGCTGGGAACCCTCGGGCGAAGACTTCCTGTCGCCTGCGCTCACCGAAGCCGAGGTGATGGCCGCGGTGCTGCCGCCGGACAATTTCAGCCGCTGGCTGAGCCGTTTCCTGCCCAACCTGCACACCGGCGAGCCGGTGAAGCTCTTTACGCCCGTGCGCGTGAGCAACCCCTCCGACGCGAAGATTGCGCACCTCATCGGCCTCAATCTCAACCGCGCCTGGTGCTGGCGCCGCATCAGCCTCGCGCTGGCCGAATCCGACCCGCGCCAGACCCGCGCCCGCGAGGCCGCCGTGCGTCACCTGGAGGCGGCCTTGCCGATGATCGACGTGAGCGACTTCAACCGCGCGCACTGGCTGGCGTCGTTCGCGGTGTATGCGCTGACCGAATCGTGA